In Streptomyces capitiformicae, one genomic interval encodes:
- a CDS encoding glucarate dehydratase family protein, whose translation MTRDLTITEVRLTPILVADPPLLNTQGVHQPYTPRLIVEVVTADGVTGLGETYGDTKYLEPARSFAEKLVGRQVSDLNGLFVLADEVAVDGSQVSGQVDVGGLRGVQTADKLRLSVVSAFEVACLDALGKALGLPVHALLGGKVRDAVEYSAYLFYKWADHPAGVACEKDDWGAAVDPAGVVEQARRFKERYGFTSFKLKGGVFPPEEEIAAVRALAQAFPGHPLRLDPNGAWSVATSLKVADELGDVLEYLEDPALGTAAMAEVAAGLKGAARSASDNGSGGRRAGVRLATNMCVTTFAEIEEAFTKGAVQVVLSDHHYWGGLRNTRELAAICRTFGVEVSMHSNTHLGISLAAMTHVASTVPDLHHACDSHYPWQSEDVLTERLVFENGVVRVSDAPGLGVELDRDRLEFLHRRWLDDDGTLRDRDDAAAMRVADPEWVTPAVPRW comes from the coding sequence GTGACCCGCGATCTGACCATCACCGAGGTCCGGCTGACCCCGATCCTGGTCGCCGACCCGCCGCTGCTGAACACGCAGGGCGTGCACCAGCCGTACACGCCCCGACTGATCGTGGAGGTCGTGACCGCCGACGGGGTCACGGGCCTCGGCGAGACGTACGGGGACACCAAGTACCTGGAGCCGGCCAGGTCGTTCGCGGAGAAGCTGGTGGGCCGTCAGGTCAGTGATCTGAACGGGCTGTTCGTCCTCGCCGACGAGGTGGCGGTCGACGGGTCCCAGGTGTCCGGTCAGGTCGACGTGGGTGGCCTGCGCGGTGTCCAGACCGCCGACAAGCTGCGACTGTCGGTCGTGTCCGCGTTCGAGGTCGCCTGTCTGGACGCGCTGGGCAAGGCGCTGGGGCTGCCCGTGCACGCGCTGCTCGGCGGCAAGGTGCGGGACGCGGTGGAGTACAGCGCGTACCTCTTCTACAAGTGGGCCGACCACCCCGCGGGCGTCGCCTGTGAGAAGGACGACTGGGGTGCGGCCGTGGACCCTGCGGGGGTCGTCGAGCAGGCCAGGAGGTTCAAGGAGCGGTACGGGTTCACGTCGTTCAAGCTCAAGGGCGGTGTCTTCCCGCCGGAGGAGGAGATCGCCGCGGTCCGTGCGCTCGCCCAGGCGTTCCCCGGGCATCCGCTGCGGCTCGATCCCAACGGGGCCTGGTCCGTGGCGACTTCGCTGAAGGTCGCGGACGAGCTGGGCGACGTACTCGAATACCTGGAGGATCCGGCGCTCGGTACGGCCGCGATGGCCGAGGTCGCCGCGGGATTGAAGGGGGCGGCGCGAAGCGCCTCGGACAACGGCAGTGGGGGGCGACGGGCGGGCGTGCGGCTGGCCACCAACATGTGCGTGACGACGTTCGCCGAGATCGAGGAGGCGTTCACGAAGGGGGCCGTACAGGTCGTGCTCTCCGACCATCACTACTGGGGCGGGCTGCGCAACACCCGTGAACTGGCCGCCATCTGCCGTACGTTCGGGGTCGAGGTGTCCATGCACTCCAACACCCACCTGGGGATCTCCCTGGCCGCGATGACCCATGTCGCGTCCACCGTGCCCGACCTTCACCACGCGTGCGACTCGCACTATCCGTGGCAGTCGGAGGACGTGCTGACCGAGCGTCTCGTCTTCGAGAACGGGGTGGTGCGGGTGTCGGACGCGCCGGGGCTCGGTGTCGAACTCGACCGCGACAGGCTGGAGTTCCTGCATCGGCGATGGCTCGACGACGACGGGACGCTGCGGGACCGGGACGACGCGGCGGCGATGCGGGTCGCCGACCCGGAGTGGGTGACGCCGGCCGTGCCCCGCTGGTAA
- a CDS encoding ribonuclease Z yields MSVRELVVLGTASQVPTRHRNHNGYLLRWDAEGIMFDPGEGTQRQMLRAGVAAHDLNRICVTHFHGDHSLGLAGVIQRVNLDRVPHDVTAHYPRSGQRFFDRLRYATAYRETVQLIEAPVDGEGGVLAATPSYTLDARRLSHPVESYGYRLVEPDGRRMLPERLAEYGIRGPDIGRIQREGAMGDVSLDDVSEVRRGQRFAFVMDTRLCDGVYALADAADMLVIESTFLDEDIELAVEYGHLTAGQAASVARDCGVRHLVLTHFSQRYSEPAEFERQARAAGFEGELSVAHDLMRVPLPKRR; encoded by the coding sequence GTGTCCGTACGTGAATTGGTCGTCCTCGGCACCGCCAGCCAGGTCCCGACCCGGCACCGCAACCACAACGGCTACCTGCTGCGCTGGGACGCCGAGGGGATCATGTTCGATCCCGGCGAGGGCACACAGCGCCAGATGCTGCGCGCCGGGGTCGCCGCACACGACCTCAACCGCATATGCGTCACCCACTTCCACGGCGACCACTCCCTCGGCCTCGCGGGTGTCATCCAGCGCGTCAACCTCGACCGTGTCCCGCACGACGTCACCGCGCACTACCCGCGCTCCGGACAGCGGTTCTTCGACCGGCTGCGGTACGCCACCGCGTACCGGGAGACGGTCCAGCTGATCGAGGCGCCCGTCGACGGCGAGGGCGGAGTGCTGGCGGCCACCCCTTCGTACACGCTCGACGCGCGCAGGCTCTCCCACCCCGTCGAGTCGTACGGCTACCGGCTCGTCGAGCCCGACGGGCGGCGGATGCTGCCGGAGCGGCTCGCCGAGTACGGGATCAGGGGACCGGACATCGGGCGTATCCAGCGGGAGGGCGCGATGGGTGATGTCTCGCTGGACGACGTGAGCGAGGTGCGGCGCGGACAGCGGTTCGCGTTCGTCATGGACACAAGGCTGTGTGACGGGGTCTACGCCCTCGCGGACGCCGCCGACATGCTCGTCATCGAGTCCACGTTCCTCGACGAGGACATCGAACTCGCCGTGGAGTACGGCCACTTGACCGCCGGTCAGGCTGCCTCTGTCGCCCGCGACTGCGGCGTACGGCATCTCGTGCTCACCCACTTCAGCCAGCGCTACTCCGAGCCGGCGGAGTTCGAACGGCAGGCGCGGGCCGCCGGGTTCGAGGGAGAGCTGAGCGTGGCGCACGATCTGATGCGAGTGCCGCTTCCGAAACGGCGGTGA
- a CDS encoding HIT domain-containing protein, giving the protein MAGEPQDDCLFCKIVEGHVPATIVRETETTVAFRDINPQAPTHVLVIPKAHYPDAATLATAAPALAADILRETQAVADEDKLESYRIVFNTGSGAGQTVWHAHAHVIGGRGLQWPPG; this is encoded by the coding sequence ATGGCAGGGGAGCCGCAGGACGACTGTCTGTTCTGCAAGATCGTCGAGGGGCACGTCCCGGCGACCATCGTGCGGGAGACGGAGACGACCGTCGCGTTCCGGGACATCAATCCCCAGGCACCGACCCACGTGCTGGTCATCCCGAAGGCCCACTACCCGGACGCCGCCACCCTCGCCACCGCTGCCCCCGCCCTCGCCGCGGACATCCTGCGCGAGACCCAGGCCGTCGCCGACGAGGACAAGCTGGAGAGCTACCGGATCGTCTTCAACACCGGCAGCGGCGCCGGCCAGACCGTCTGGCACGCCCACGCACACGTCATCGGCGGCCGCGGCCTGCAGTGGCCCCCCGGGTAA
- a CDS encoding PhoH family protein gives MTQTPTAHTRAQGQARAQFTVPAAHPMVTVLGSGDSLLRVIEKAFPAVDIHVRGNEISAVGEAPEVALVQRLFDEMMLVLRTGQPMTEDAVERSIAMLRASENGEGPEETPAEVLTQNILSSRGRTIRPKTLNQKRYVDAIDKHTVVFGIGPAGTGKTYLAMAKAVQALQSKQVNRIILTRPAVEAGERLGFLPGTLYEKIDPYLRPLYDALHDMLDPDSIPRLMAAGTIEVAPLAYMRGRTLNDAFIILDEAQNTSPEQMKMFLTRLGFDSKIVITGDVTQVDLPNGTKSGLRQVQEILEGLDDVHFSRLSSQDVVRHKLVGRIVDAYEKYDTTHGTENGTHKGGRSKAGHKGK, from the coding sequence ATGACTCAGACACCCACAGCTCACACCCGCGCGCAGGGTCAGGCGAGAGCACAGTTCACCGTCCCGGCGGCCCACCCCATGGTCACCGTGCTGGGTTCCGGTGACTCCCTCCTGCGCGTGATCGAGAAGGCCTTCCCGGCGGTCGACATCCACGTCCGGGGCAATGAGATCAGCGCGGTCGGCGAAGCCCCCGAAGTCGCTCTCGTCCAGCGCCTGTTCGACGAGATGATGCTGGTGCTCCGCACCGGACAGCCGATGACGGAGGACGCAGTGGAACGCTCGATCGCCATGCTGAGGGCGAGCGAGAACGGAGAAGGCCCCGAGGAGACCCCGGCAGAGGTCCTCACCCAGAACATCCTCTCCTCGCGCGGTCGCACGATCCGCCCCAAGACGCTCAACCAGAAGCGCTACGTCGACGCCATCGACAAGCACACCGTCGTCTTCGGCATCGGCCCCGCCGGCACCGGCAAGACCTACCTGGCCATGGCCAAGGCCGTCCAGGCCCTCCAGTCCAAGCAGGTCAACCGCATCATCCTGACCCGCCCCGCGGTGGAGGCCGGAGAGCGGCTGGGCTTCCTGCCGGGCACGCTGTACGAGAAGATCGACCCCTACCTGCGCCCCCTGTACGACGCCCTGCACGACATGCTCGACCCCGACTCGATCCCTCGCCTGATGGCGGCCGGAACGATCGAGGTCGCACCCCTCGCGTATATGCGTGGTCGCACGCTCAATGACGCCTTCATCATTCTCGACGAGGCCCAGAACACCTCGCCCGAGCAGATGAAGATGTTCCTCACCCGGCTCGGCTTCGACTCGAAGATCGTGATCACGGGTGATGTGACGCAGGTGGACCTGCCGAACGGGACGAAGTCGGGTCTGCGGCAGGTGCAGGAGATCCTGGAGGGCCTCGACGACGTGCACTTCTCGCGGTTGTCGTCGCAGGATGTCGTACGGCACAAGCTCGTCGGCCGTATCGTCGACGCGTACGAGAAGTACGACACCACGCACGGCACGGAGAACGGCACGCACAAGGGCGGCCGGAGCAAGGCCGGGCACAAGGGGAAGTAG
- the ybeY gene encoding rRNA maturation RNase YbeY, giving the protein MSIDVNNESGTEVDEQAILDIARYALARMRIHPLSELSVIVVDADAMEQLHVQWMDLPGPTDVMSFPMDELRPPSKDDAEPPQGLLGDIVLCPEVAEKQGKEAPTQHSMDEELQLLTVHGVLHLLGYDHEEADEKAEMFGLQAAIVDGWRAEKGLTGPSPAPTVS; this is encoded by the coding sequence ATGTCGATCGACGTCAACAACGAGTCCGGAACCGAGGTCGACGAGCAGGCGATCCTCGACATCGCCCGCTACGCGCTGGCGCGGATGCGTATCCACCCGCTCTCCGAGCTCTCGGTGATCGTCGTGGACGCCGACGCCATGGAGCAGCTGCATGTGCAGTGGATGGACCTGCCGGGGCCGACGGATGTGATGTCGTTCCCGATGGACGAGCTGCGGCCGCCGTCCAAGGACGACGCCGAGCCGCCGCAGGGGCTCCTCGGTGACATCGTGCTGTGTCCCGAGGTGGCCGAGAAGCAGGGCAAGGAAGCGCCCACGCAGCACTCCATGGACGAGGAGCTCCAGCTCCTCACCGTCCATGGGGTGCTGCATCTGCTCGGTTACGACCACGAGGAAGCGGACGAGAAGGCCGAGATGTTCGGCCTCCAGGCGGCCATCGTGGACGGCTGGCGCGCGGAGAAGGG
- a CDS encoding MFS transporter, whose translation MSPRTTTSPWPLVALFTAGYLAAYLLPTTVGRLDAALPLTATEAGAIGSALLLGSATAGFTLAAYVERVGPRRLARTGLLLAAAGYGTAAATTALPAVVAGAVLGGFGSGTATAVAAAGIAGRRDPHRVSTLGLLGVSALAGALYLTIPHLGPGHGLPLAALAVTALLTWPATARLATPVATAQVTRQRGPLPHRRSGLILAGALLLWSLAQNSLWGVSGRIGTTQAGLTEVTVGAVFAVALGAGLLGVIGASALGARFGRALPIGGGTVLIAGCIVLSASATDLTTFATGEIAWNVLYPVVLSYLIGLAAALDPRGRWAVLIGSASSLGTAAGPLAGSLLSAHAGYPTMGAILAAGLLLIAVPMTLVALRTMTPTTEHARHEGRTTTEQRPEYRPAA comes from the coding sequence GTGTCCCCCCGCACCACCACCTCGCCCTGGCCTCTCGTCGCCCTTTTCACGGCCGGGTATCTCGCCGCGTACCTCCTACCCACCACCGTCGGCAGACTCGACGCGGCCCTCCCCCTCACCGCCACCGAGGCGGGCGCCATCGGCAGTGCCCTGTTGCTGGGTTCGGCCACGGCGGGCTTCACCCTCGCCGCGTACGTGGAGCGTGTCGGACCTCGGCGCCTCGCCCGTACGGGGCTGCTGCTCGCCGCCGCCGGCTACGGCACCGCCGCGGCCACGACGGCCCTCCCGGCGGTCGTCGCGGGAGCGGTCCTCGGCGGCTTCGGCTCGGGCACCGCGACCGCCGTGGCCGCGGCCGGGATCGCCGGCCGGCGCGACCCCCACCGGGTGTCCACCCTGGGCCTGTTGGGCGTCTCGGCACTGGCCGGCGCGCTCTACCTGACCATCCCCCACCTGGGACCGGGCCACGGCCTGCCCCTCGCCGCGCTCGCCGTCACGGCCCTGCTCACCTGGCCGGCGACCGCCCGTCTCGCCACCCCGGTGGCCACGGCCCAGGTCACCCGGCAGCGCGGCCCGCTCCCCCACCGCCGTTCCGGTCTGATCCTCGCCGGCGCCCTCCTGCTGTGGTCCCTCGCCCAGAACTCCCTCTGGGGTGTCAGCGGCCGGATCGGCACCACCCAGGCCGGGCTCACCGAGGTCACCGTCGGCGCGGTCTTCGCGGTGGCACTGGGCGCGGGCCTGCTCGGGGTGATCGGCGCGAGCGCGCTGGGCGCCCGCTTCGGCCGGGCCCTGCCCATCGGCGGCGGCACCGTGCTCATCGCCGGCTGCATCGTGCTCAGTGCCTCCGCGACCGACCTCACGACCTTCGCCACCGGCGAGATCGCCTGGAACGTGCTCTATCCGGTCGTCCTGTCGTACCTGATCGGCCTCGCCGCGGCCCTCGACCCGCGCGGCCGCTGGGCGGTCCTCATCGGCTCCGCGTCCTCGCTCGGCACGGCCGCCGGCCCTCTCGCCGGCAGCCTGCTCTCCGCCCACGCGGGCTACCCGACGATGGGTGCGATCCTCGCCGCGGGCCTGCTCCTGATCGCGGTGCCCATGACCCTCGTGGCCCTGCGCACCATGACGCCCACGACGGAACACGCCCGCCACGAGGGCCGGACGACCACCGAGCAGCGACCCGAGTACCGCCCGGCGGCCTGA
- a CDS encoding IclR family transcriptional regulator has protein sequence MSETSETEGGAGGVREVKSAARTVDLLELLAARGDRPARLQELADELKIPRSSMYALLQTLITRGWVRTDTTGSLYGIGIRALLTGTSYLDTDPRVRAVRPYLDEASEALGETIHLARLDGMNVAYLATRESHEYLRTISRVGRRLPAHAGALGKALLAERPDTDLPDGPYEALTPHTHTTRDSLAADLAAVRARGYSVDREEGVPGIIGFGFALHYDTPPHDAISCSVPVARLTPAHERRIVTVMTETRAKIEATSPGGAGAPIWR, from the coding sequence ATGTCGGAGACGTCGGAGACAGAGGGCGGCGCGGGCGGCGTCCGCGAGGTGAAGTCCGCCGCGCGCACCGTCGACCTGCTGGAACTCCTGGCCGCGCGCGGCGACCGCCCCGCCCGCCTCCAGGAACTCGCGGACGAACTCAAGATCCCGCGCAGCTCCATGTACGCCCTCCTCCAGACCCTGATCACCCGCGGCTGGGTCCGCACGGACACCACCGGCTCCCTCTACGGCATCGGCATCCGCGCCCTGCTCACCGGCACCAGCTACCTGGACACCGACCCGCGCGTCCGCGCCGTACGCCCGTACCTCGACGAGGCGTCGGAGGCCCTCGGCGAGACCATCCACCTCGCCCGTCTCGACGGCATGAACGTGGCCTACCTGGCCACCCGCGAGTCCCACGAGTACCTGCGCACGATCAGCCGCGTCGGCCGCCGCCTCCCCGCCCACGCCGGCGCCCTCGGCAAGGCCCTCCTCGCCGAACGCCCCGACACCGACCTCCCCGACGGCCCCTACGAGGCACTGACCCCCCACACCCACACCACCCGCGACTCGCTCGCCGCCGATCTGGCCGCCGTCCGCGCCCGCGGCTACTCCGTCGACCGCGAAGAGGGCGTCCCCGGCATCATCGGCTTCGGCTTCGCCCTCCACTACGACACCCCACCCCACGACGCCATCAGCTGCTCGGTCCCGGTGGCCCGTCTGACCCCGGCCCACGAACGCCGGATCGTGACCGTGATGACCGAGACAAGGGCAAAGATCGAGGCAACCAGCCCCGGGGGAGCGGGGGCACCGATCTGGCGCTGA
- a CDS encoding adenosine deaminase, with protein sequence MPLPKAELHLHIEGTLEPELAFELAARNGVALPYAHTDALRKAYEFEDLQSFLNLYYELMAVLRTEQDFADLADAYLARAAAQGVRHAEIFFDPQAHLARGVGMGTVVEGLWRALGRSEETHGVSTQLIMCFLRDESAASAMETLEAAKPYLDRIVGIGLDSAEVGHPPVKFREVYEAAAALGLRRVAHAGEEGPPSYITEALDVLGVERVDHGLRCMEDPALVERLVRERVPLTLCPLSNVRLRTVDTLAEHPLPAMLDAGLLCTVNSDDPAYFGGYAGDNFDAVRRILGLTDERLRELARNSFTASFLAHDEERRAGYLAEVEAYEFE encoded by the coding sequence ATGCCCCTCCCCAAAGCCGAACTGCACCTCCACATCGAAGGCACCCTGGAGCCTGAGCTGGCCTTCGAGCTGGCTGCCCGCAACGGGGTCGCGCTGCCGTACGCGCACACGGACGCGCTCCGGAAGGCGTACGAGTTCGAGGACCTCCAGTCCTTTCTGAACCTGTACTACGAGCTGATGGCCGTGCTCCGCACCGAGCAGGACTTCGCGGACCTCGCCGACGCCTACCTCGCCCGCGCCGCCGCCCAGGGGGTGCGGCACGCGGAGATCTTCTTCGATCCGCAGGCCCACCTCGCGCGGGGCGTGGGGATGGGGACGGTCGTCGAGGGGCTGTGGCGGGCGTTGGGGAGGAGCGAGGAGACTCATGGGGTCTCCACACAGCTGATCATGTGCTTTCTGCGGGACGAGTCCGCCGCGTCGGCCATGGAGACGCTGGAGGCCGCCAAGCCGTACCTCGACCGGATCGTCGGCATCGGACTCGACTCCGCCGAGGTCGGGCATCCGCCGGTCAAGTTCCGCGAGGTGTACGAGGCCGCCGCGGCGCTCGGGCTGCGGCGGGTGGCGCACGCGGGGGAGGAGGGGCCGCCGTCGTACATCACCGAGGCCCTCGACGTCCTCGGGGTCGAGCGCGTCGACCACGGGCTGCGGTGCATGGAGGACCCGGCCCTCGTCGAGCGGCTGGTGCGGGAACGGGTGCCACTGACGCTGTGCCCGCTGTCCAACGTCCGGCTGCGGACCGTCGACACCCTCGCCGAGCACCCCCTGCCCGCCATGCTCGACGCCGGCCTGCTGTGCACGGTCAACTCCGACGACCCCGCCTACTTCGGCGGCTACGCCGGCGACAACTTCGACGCCGTACGCCGGATCCTCGGCCTGACCGACGAGCGGCTGCGCGAGCTCGCCCGCAACTCCTTCACCGCGTCCTTCCTGGCGCACGACGAGGAGCGGCGGGCCGGCTATCTCGCCGAGGTCGAGGCGTACGAGTTCGAGTGA
- a CDS encoding carbohydrate kinase family protein has protein sequence MTASKGERPIRRPQVDPLSHLRAPSAPPWDVYLTGTVFLDIIFTGLDSAPVRGTESWARGMGSSPGGVANMATALARLGLRTSLAAAFGDDHYGEYCWDALEQGEGIDLSMSRTVPGWHSPVTVSMAYEGERTMVSHGHVAPPEKSAPDCPPHARAAIASLTPGVHAPWVAQAASKGTRIFADVGWDDTGAWDLAGLADLAHCEAFLPNAQEAMRYTRTECPRAAARAITEHVPVAVVTLGSEGAYAVDGRTGETAEVPAIAVEAMDPTGAGDVFVAGFVTGTLADWPLADRLAFAGLTAALSVQEFGGSLSAPGWCEIGAWWRRVQSLESQDPAALRRYAFLDGLLPKEDISPWPLRRAVPTIGFRRSA, from the coding sequence GTGACCGCGTCCAAGGGAGAGCGCCCGATCCGCCGACCCCAGGTCGACCCCCTCAGCCACCTGCGGGCGCCGTCCGCCCCGCCCTGGGACGTCTACCTCACCGGCACCGTCTTCCTCGACATCATCTTCACCGGGCTCGACTCCGCCCCGGTGCGCGGGACCGAGTCCTGGGCACGCGGGATGGGGTCGAGCCCCGGAGGCGTGGCGAACATGGCCACGGCGCTGGCCCGCCTCGGCCTGCGGACCTCCCTCGCGGCGGCCTTCGGCGACGACCACTACGGCGAGTACTGCTGGGACGCCCTGGAGCAGGGCGAGGGCATCGACCTCTCCATGTCCCGCACGGTCCCCGGCTGGCACTCCCCGGTCACCGTCTCCATGGCGTACGAGGGCGAGCGCACGATGGTCTCGCATGGGCACGTGGCGCCTCCGGAGAAGTCCGCGCCGGACTGCCCGCCCCACGCGCGCGCCGCCATCGCCTCCCTCACGCCCGGCGTGCACGCCCCCTGGGTCGCGCAGGCCGCGAGCAAGGGCACCCGGATCTTCGCGGACGTCGGCTGGGACGACACCGGCGCCTGGGACCTGGCGGGGCTCGCCGATCTCGCGCACTGCGAGGCGTTCCTGCCGAACGCGCAGGAGGCGATGCGGTACACCCGTACCGAGTGCCCCCGGGCGGCGGCACGCGCTATCACCGAGCACGTCCCGGTGGCCGTGGTGACGCTGGGCTCGGAGGGCGCGTACGCGGTGGACGGCCGTACCGGCGAGACGGCGGAGGTGCCGGCCATCGCAGTGGAGGCCATGGACCCCACGGGCGCGGGTGATGTGTTCGTCGCCGGTTTCGTCACCGGCACCCTGGCGGACTGGCCGCTGGCGGACCGGCTGGCCTTCGCGGGTCTGACCGCCGCGCTGTCGGTCCAGGAGTTCGGCGGCTCCCTGTCGGCCCCCGGCTGGTGCGAGATCGGCGCGTGGTGGCGCCGGGTGCAGTCCCTGGAGAGCCAGGACCCCGCCGCCCTGCGCCGCTACGCCTTCCTGGACGGCCTCCTCCCCAAGGAGGACATCAGCCCCTGGCCGCTCCGTCGTGCCGTCCCCACCATCGGCTTCCGCCGCTCGGCCTGA